The genomic DNA TGGGCTCGATCAACTTCCACTGCATCATCCCGGACGATGCGAATCAGTCGGGACAGAAGTTCTACGCGGCGCTATTTCCGACCTGGCGGTTTCGCTACCAGCCGCCGAACCAATTCTGGGAGATCACCGGCCCGGACGGCCGGACACCGCAGACCGCGTATCTGGCGATCATGACCGGCCCGGGGACACCGCGCACTCCGGTGCAGTACTACACCGTCCCTTCTATTGACCACTCGCTGGCGCGCGCCATCGAGCTCGGCGGCAAGGTCGTAACCGGAAAGACCCCAGTCCCCGGTGTCGGCTTCTTCGCCGAACTCACCGATCCGCTCGGCAATGCCTTCGGCCTATGGGAAGACAGCACGAAGGACGGAGCGGCACGCTGAGCGACGGCAGGGCGGCGTCCCCCGGATCCCGCTCAGCGGGCCAGAAGTCGTGCGAGCCAGGCCTCGCGCGCGGCGATGCAGGCCTGGGCGAGTTGTGATTGGGGTGCGATGTCGTAGAACCCGTGGAAGGCGCCGCCCCAGACGTGAAGCTCGCAGGTGCCACCCGCGGCCCAGATGGCGCTGGCGTAGGCTACGGCCTCGTCACGAAACACTTCGGCGGCACCGACGTCGATGAACGTGGGTGGCAGGCCGCTCAGGTCCGTGGCGCGAGCGGGTGCGGCGTAGGGAGACACGTTGGCGGAGCCCCGCCGGTTGCCGAGCACCGCCGTCCAGGCGGTCAGGTTGCTGGTGCGGTCCCAAATGCCGGTGCCCTGGTACTGGTAGGAGGAGACCGTCTCGTTGCGGTCATCGATCATCGGGCACTGGAGCAACTGTCCGGCCAGCTTCGGTCCCTTGCGGTCGCGCGCCAGCAGCGTGGAGCCCGCCGCGAGCCCGCCGCCTCCGCTGCCGCCGAAGATGACCAGACGGTCGGGGTCGAACATCAATTCCCTGGCATGCTTCGCCATCCATTCGAGGCCGGCATAGCAGTCCTCGACGGGGGTCGGGTCGGGGTGCTCGGGAGCCAGACGGTATTCAACCGTGACGCCCACCGAGTCGTGCTTCATGGCCCAGTCCACCAGCGGGTAGACCGCCGCGAACCGGTTGCACATGACCATGCCGCCCCCGTGGATGTTGTAGATACCGGGGCCGGGCGCGTGGTGATCCTTGCGTGAGATCACCGACACGACGATGTCGACACCTTGGTAGCCGGGGATGGTGTAGTCGACGCATTTGACGGGCAAGTCGCCGATGAGCTCCTCGATGGTCGGCATCTTCAACGCCCGGAAATGCTCCAAGCGGTCGGGAGTCATGTTGACCGGCACATACCCCTCCAGGGCCG from Archangium lipolyticum includes the following:
- a CDS encoding VOC family protein — translated: MANVGSINFHCIIPDDANQSGQKFYAALFPTWRFRYQPPNQFWEITGPDGRTPQTAYLAIMTGPGTPRTPVQYYTVPSIDHSLARAIELGGKVVTGKTPVPGVGFFAELTDPLGNAFGLWEDSTKDGAAR
- a CDS encoding alpha/beta hydrolase, yielding MKSKIAHPTFDPELAALLPALEGYVPVNMTPDRLEHFRALKMPTIEELIGDLPVKCVDYTIPGYQGVDIVVSVISRKDHHAPGPGIYNIHGGGMVMCNRFAAVYPLVDWAMKHDSVGVTVEYRLAPEHPDPTPVEDCYAGLEWMAKHARELMFDPDRLVIFGGSGGGGLAAGSTLLARDRKGPKLAGQLLQCPMIDDRNETVSSYQYQGTGIWDRTSNLTAWTAVLGNRRGSANVSPYAAPARATDLSGLPPTFIDVGAAEVFRDEAVAYASAIWAAGGTCELHVWGGAFHGFYDIAPQSQLAQACIAAREAWLARLLAR